The following proteins are co-located in the Citrobacter freundii ATCC 8090 = MTCC 1658 = NBRC 12681 genome:
- a CDS encoding ogr/Delta-like zinc finger family protein, whose amino-acid sequence MRRKRLKSRHHLTAGAWNMRVLKIECPECGSKAVIRKTNRKHRQIADIYCACSDVECGHTFVMNLTFSHTLSPSAKTGDAMVQKILNALSPDQRQMALDLLKATPAA is encoded by the coding sequence ATGAGGCGAAAAAGGCTAAAATCCAGGCATCATTTAACAGCTGGAGCATGGAATATGCGAGTTCTGAAAATCGAATGCCCGGAATGCGGCTCAAAGGCTGTTATTCGTAAAACAAACCGGAAGCACCGGCAGATTGCGGATATTTACTGCGCCTGTTCAGATGTGGAGTGTGGCCATACGTTTGTGATGAATCTGACGTTCTCCCACACTCTCAGCCCCAGCGCGAAAACGGGTGATGCGATGGTGCAGAAAATACTGAATGCACTTTCACCCGATCAGCGCCAAATGGCATTAGACCTACTGAAAGCGACTCCCGCCGCCTGA
- a CDS encoding replication endonuclease, whose translation MLEPGQHHAVNAWRRETFAPGTPSDATITERRLWAVNPQDYEWRSQYLHEIPDWLAGYFGNRYEKLLAGRDGRRRANTFLRKTIGENVLPRLRKVAARYKLAADALDLPFGKSLERLPSLDRQDLKKLAGQISGWISQSLYDFTDQFVGSTDDAAELRRRTLESYRHLCTCSLMLNNQPPYWAEHEANGGQLEMRKAESGILRMMAPEWWYLRLKRARDMQREHMAIAVGQVQKAASAYVSRKTLVEWIDQKKRNLEFFKKFDLLNDEGLRIALDSMVHRSVANPAIRRCELMVRMRGFEDMANEEGLAGEFYTITAPSRFHAVYSKGGFVSQWEGCTPQDTQRYLCGVWQKIRAALSRKDLRCFGFRVVEPHHDGTPHWHLLLFMRPEDAKAIRRVIHTYACQEDAHELRSYSARKARFCFKAIDPQKGSATGYIAKYISKNIDGYAMDGEKDEKTGEDIKEMAKSVTAWASRWRIRQFQQIGGAPVTVWRELRRLRNQQLPNPKMDAVLAAADVGCWASYTQAQGGALVARRDLVVRLAYEITEQGNEYAEDVQRVQGVYSPLVPDSAVCTRLVKWQKVAKLAEAPAEAGFSGGNAAPWSSVNNCTEGGTRRRLKLELRSRGFDGSDDEIAILMRGSGLRFGQVALIYRNGRLQETRSEPMHELWPGWL comes from the coding sequence ATGCTGGAGCCTGGCCAACACCATGCCGTCAATGCCTGGCGGCGCGAAACCTTTGCGCCTGGTACCCCGTCAGATGCGACGATCACCGAACGCCGCCTGTGGGCTGTTAACCCACAGGATTATGAATGGCGTTCCCAGTACCTGCATGAGATACCCGACTGGTTAGCCGGGTATTTCGGCAACCGTTACGAAAAGCTGCTGGCTGGCCGTGACGGGCGTCGCCGTGCCAATACATTTCTGCGCAAAACTATCGGTGAGAATGTATTGCCACGTCTGCGCAAAGTGGCTGCACGTTACAAGCTGGCCGCTGATGCACTTGATCTTCCTTTCGGTAAGTCGCTGGAGCGATTGCCGTCACTTGACCGCCAGGACCTCAAAAAACTGGCTGGCCAGATATCTGGCTGGATCTCCCAGTCACTGTATGACTTTACCGATCAGTTTGTGGGCAGCACTGACGATGCCGCAGAGCTGCGCCGCCGTACGCTGGAGTCTTACCGCCATTTATGCACATGTTCCCTGATGCTGAACAATCAACCGCCGTACTGGGCAGAACATGAAGCTAATGGCGGGCAACTGGAAATGCGTAAGGCTGAATCCGGGATTCTCCGCATGATGGCACCTGAATGGTGGTATCTGCGTCTTAAGCGGGCGCGGGATATGCAGCGTGAGCATATGGCCATTGCCGTGGGGCAGGTACAGAAAGCCGCGAGTGCTTATGTGTCCCGTAAAACCCTTGTCGAATGGATAGACCAGAAAAAGCGGAACCTTGAGTTCTTTAAAAAGTTTGACCTGCTGAATGACGAAGGGCTGCGTATTGCACTGGACAGCATGGTGCACCGCAGCGTTGCCAATCCGGCGATCCGTCGTTGTGAGCTAATGGTAAGAATGAGGGGATTTGAAGATATGGCCAATGAAGAAGGGCTGGCTGGTGAGTTTTACACTATCACTGCGCCATCGCGATTCCATGCGGTGTACAGCAAAGGGGGCTTTGTTTCGCAATGGGAAGGATGCACACCACAGGATACACAGCGCTATTTATGCGGCGTCTGGCAGAAAATTCGTGCAGCGCTGTCGCGTAAAGATTTGCGTTGTTTCGGGTTCCGCGTTGTTGAGCCGCATCACGATGGCACACCGCACTGGCATCTTCTGCTGTTTATGCGTCCGGAAGATGCGAAAGCGATTCGTCGAGTTATCCACACATACGCTTGCCAGGAAGATGCACATGAGTTGCGCAGCTATTCAGCAAGAAAAGCCCGCTTCTGCTTTAAAGCTATCGACCCGCAGAAAGGCAGCGCTACTGGCTATATCGCTAAATACATCTCAAAGAATATAGATGGTTACGCGATGGATGGTGAAAAGGATGAGAAGACAGGCGAGGACATTAAAGAAATGGCCAAATCTGTTACCGCATGGGCTTCCCGCTGGCGCATTCGCCAGTTTCAGCAGATTGGCGGTGCGCCGGTAACTGTCTGGCGTGAATTGCGCCGCCTGCGTAACCAACAGCTGCCCAATCCAAAAATGGATGCTGTGCTGGCCGCTGCGGATGTGGGGTGCTGGGCGTCATACACTCAGGCGCAGGGTGGCGCACTGGTTGCCCGCCGTGATCTGGTTGTTCGTCTGGCCTATGAAATCACAGAGCAGGGTAATGAATACGCAGAGGACGTGCAGCGCGTTCAGGGTGTCTATTCTCCATTGGTTCCAGATTCGGCGGTATGTACTCGCCTGGTGAAGTGGCAGAAGGTTGCGAAGTTGGCCGAAGCGCCAGCGGAGGCGGGTTTTTCTGGCGGCAACGCCGCCCCTTGGAGTTCTGTCAATAACTGTACGGAGGGTGGAACCCGCAGACGGTTAAAACTGGAATTGCGCAGCCGGGGTTTTGATGGTTCTGACGACGAAATAGCCATTCTTATGCGGGGTAGTGGTTTGAGATTTGGCCAGGTGGCATTGATTTACCGTAATGGCCGGTTGCAAGAGACACGAAGCGAGCCAATGCACGAGCTGTGGCCGGGGTGGTTGTAG
- a CDS encoding DNA adenine methylase: protein MAVKTPLKWVGSKARLMPQLLPHLPEGKRLIEPFAGSCAVMMNTDYDEYLIADVNPDLVNLYKTMAYQTDALLIELEALFSAGSLGDEESRAVFYYAVRDAFNQSGKSFGSESVEAAARFLYLNRHCFNGLCRYNRRGQFNVPFGKYKKTYFPADEIRAFAEKAKRATFITAHYSETLDLVRDGHDVVYCDPPYLTDTDNFTAYHERGFSHMDQGRLARKLRRLTERGIKIVASNSDLEMVHYLYAGFEAVRVNAPRSVGAAAASQKVAAELILKSPANPAIDVRAVVA from the coding sequence ATGGCAGTAAAAACTCCGCTTAAGTGGGTGGGCAGCAAAGCCCGCCTTATGCCGCAGTTGCTTCCCCATCTGCCGGAGGGTAAGCGCCTGATAGAACCTTTTGCTGGTTCCTGTGCTGTCATGATGAATACGGATTATGACGAGTATCTGATTGCTGATGTGAATCCTGACCTGGTTAATCTGTATAAGACAATGGCCTATCAGACTGATGCCTTGCTCATTGAGCTGGAGGCTTTATTTTCTGCCGGTTCATTAGGCGATGAAGAAAGCCGCGCTGTTTTCTATTACGCGGTGCGTGATGCCTTCAACCAATCAGGAAAATCCTTTGGTTCTGAATCTGTGGAAGCTGCGGCGCGTTTTCTTTATCTGAACCGTCACTGCTTCAATGGCCTGTGCCGATACAATCGCCGCGGCCAGTTCAATGTTCCGTTTGGTAAGTACAAAAAAACGTACTTTCCTGCTGATGAAATCCGCGCTTTTGCTGAAAAAGCGAAACGCGCAACGTTCATTACTGCCCATTATTCAGAAACGCTTGATTTGGTAAGGGACGGGCATGACGTTGTTTATTGTGATCCGCCTTACCTGACTGATACCGATAATTTCACCGCTTACCATGAGCGTGGTTTTTCGCACATGGATCAGGGACGGCTGGCGCGTAAGCTGCGCCGCCTGACTGAGCGTGGGATTAAGATTGTCGCGTCAAACAGCGATCTGGAAATGGTGCATTACCTGTATGCAGGATTTGAAGCTGTTCGGGTAAATGCGCCACGTAGTGTGGGTGCAGCAGCTGCAAGCCAGAAAGTGGCTGCTGAGCTGATTCTTAAGTCACCTGCTAACCCTGCGATCGATGTTCGGGCGGTGGTGGCATGA
- a CDS encoding DUF2732 family protein, with amino-acid sequence MHITRQDLPGTKSGTDLLAMLTKATQEGKAAAADLCSTRLDKLATHAANEGLSATEIVELIREEAAAICSKGGAVWQ; translated from the coding sequence ATGCACATTACACGTCAGGATTTACCCGGAACGAAATCAGGTACTGACCTGCTGGCTATGCTCACCAAAGCTACGCAGGAAGGTAAAGCCGCTGCTGCTGATCTGTGTTCCACCCGTCTGGATAAGCTGGCCACCCATGCAGCCAATGAAGGTTTAAGCGCAACGGAAATCGTTGAGTTAATCCGCGAAGAAGCCGCAGCGATTTGCAGTAAAGGCGGTGCAGTATGGCAGTAA
- a CDS encoding phage filamentation protein Fil family protein, with protein MKAFVTYLKKESPAMQRPSGSTGWIELPNGQRWNPGHTYKFNAHESVRMKGEVILRFLPTKVRRLVGCIGGRYGD; from the coding sequence ATGAAAGCGTTTGTTACTTACCTGAAAAAAGAATCACCAGCTATGCAACGGCCAAGCGGTTCAACGGGCTGGATAGAACTGCCGAACGGTCAGCGCTGGAATCCTGGCCACACGTATAAATTCAATGCGCATGAGTCTGTTCGAATGAAAGGCGAGGTGATTTTACGTTTCTTGCCTACAAAAGTCCGTCGCCTGGTTGGATGTATAGGGGGGCGCTATGGCGATTAG
- a CDS encoding phage regulatory CII family protein: MFDYQTSKHAHFDAACRAFAIEHNLEDVAAAVGMRPQILRNKLNPAQPHRLTCDELLAITDYTEDARLLDGMLGQINCLPSVPVNNATEGNMQLCALSATACVGAIAGEAVSTGHMTAARRTQILDRARDAIRSLSVLAYTVESRIQSAPVLAAAVDLVTANATGLM; the protein is encoded by the coding sequence ATGTTTGATTACCAGACCTCTAAACATGCTCACTTTGATGCGGCTTGCCGAGCATTTGCAATTGAACACAATCTGGAAGATGTAGCCGCTGCCGTTGGCATGAGGCCGCAAATCCTGCGCAACAAATTGAATCCAGCACAGCCGCACCGTTTAACCTGTGACGAGCTTTTAGCTATTACGGATTACACCGAAGATGCGCGTTTACTGGATGGGATGCTGGGGCAGATTAACTGCCTTCCATCCGTACCGGTGAACAATGCCACAGAAGGCAACATGCAGTTGTGCGCACTGAGTGCCACCGCCTGTGTGGGCGCAATTGCTGGGGAAGCCGTATCAACTGGTCATATGACCGCCGCCCGCCGTACACAAATTCTGGATCGCGCTCGCGATGCAATCCGTAGCTTATCCGTGCTGGCTTATACCGTTGAAAGTCGTATCCAGTCTGCGCCCGTTCTGGCCGCAGCGGTGGATCTGGTGACGGCTAACGCCACCGGCTTGATGTGA
- a CDS encoding helix-turn-helix transcriptional regulator: MRPNITIVIPDPYIPLDEYCRRTGMSKSTAENLISYGKLPIKPKGAQKKGLVEVNMAALTVMALSECNVSLNT; the protein is encoded by the coding sequence ATGCGTCCCAACATTACAATCGTGATCCCCGATCCATACATCCCGCTTGATGAGTATTGCCGCCGTACAGGCATGTCAAAAAGTACTGCTGAGAACCTGATTTCATACGGAAAACTCCCTATCAAGCCTAAAGGAGCACAGAAAAAAGGGCTGGTTGAAGTGAACATGGCCGCCTTAACCGTAATGGCGTTAAGCGAATGCAATGTTTCGCTTAACACGTAA
- a CDS encoding phage repressor protein CI yields the protein MARFRLDPESDSTPVLDRVLEAYGFTQKLQLAEHLGIASSSMSARYKRGGLPADIMLKCMAETGVTLEWLATGQGRKFEDEEVDILKMPRRKIVDGLMYDAGMYMLDKVSFLPGVPLPTSPVCVVEGNNQFIVDTSFTEVYDDQWLVEIEGKMSIRTLTRIPIKKVRVSGVGMAFDCGIDDINVIGRVVLTIH from the coding sequence ATGGCGAGATTTAGACTAGACCCAGAATCTGATAGCACCCCGGTACTTGATCGGGTACTTGAGGCTTACGGCTTTACGCAAAAATTACAGCTTGCCGAACATCTTGGAATTGCTTCCAGTTCAATGTCTGCACGATATAAACGCGGTGGGCTTCCTGCTGACATAATGCTCAAATGCATGGCTGAAACAGGCGTAACACTTGAATGGCTGGCAACAGGTCAAGGTAGAAAATTTGAGGATGAAGAAGTGGATATCCTCAAAATGCCGCGGCGTAAAATCGTTGACGGTTTGATGTATGACGCAGGGATGTACATGCTGGATAAAGTCTCTTTTTTACCCGGTGTCCCTTTGCCAACCTCTCCCGTATGTGTGGTGGAAGGTAATAATCAGTTCATCGTTGATACCTCATTCACAGAAGTTTATGACGATCAGTGGCTTGTAGAGATTGAGGGTAAAATGAGTATCCGCACCCTTACGCGTATTCCGATTAAGAAAGTCAGAGTTAGCGGCGTTGGCATGGCTTTTGATTGTGGTATCGACGACATAAACGTGATTGGGCGCGTTGTTCTGACGATTCATTGA
- a CDS encoding tyrosine-type recombinase/integrase: MAVRKLSDGQWVADFYTVNRSDGKQGKRVRKKFATKGEALAFENYTLQKVENSPWLGQGKDKRYLSDLIYLWFERHGITLSDGEKRKRAMLWADECMGSPRAIEFTAQLFTAYRAKRLEGDFSRTKRVTKVSPRTMNLEHAYFLAVFNELKRIGEWEAPNPLENVRQFRTNESEMAYLTGDQIARLLEECRRSSAKDLEIIVRICLSTGARWGEAEKLKRSQISSGKITFVKTKGKRNRTIPIDDNLISTLPNKSGSLFTPCYYAFRNALERANIELPPGQLTHVLRHTFASHFMMNGGNILVLQRILGHTDIKMTMRYAHFAPSHLYEAIKFNPLSNSIKKEVEDD; the protein is encoded by the coding sequence ATGGCCGTAAGAAAACTCAGTGATGGCCAATGGGTTGCGGATTTCTATACCGTCAACCGCAGCGATGGCAAGCAAGGCAAGCGTGTACGCAAAAAGTTCGCGACCAAAGGCGAGGCGTTAGCGTTTGAAAATTACACTCTACAAAAAGTGGAGAATTCGCCCTGGCTTGGCCAAGGTAAAGACAAGCGCTACCTTTCAGATCTGATTTATCTTTGGTTTGAGCGCCATGGGATAACGTTAAGCGATGGTGAGAAACGCAAACGAGCCATGCTCTGGGCTGATGAGTGCATGGGTTCGCCACGGGCTATAGAATTCACTGCCCAGTTATTCACCGCTTACAGGGCTAAAAGACTTGAAGGTGACTTTTCCCGAACCAAGCGTGTTACTAAGGTTTCTCCCCGCACAATGAATCTGGAGCATGCCTATTTTCTTGCTGTATTTAATGAATTAAAACGGATCGGCGAGTGGGAAGCACCCAATCCATTAGAAAATGTGCGTCAGTTTAGGACTAACGAAAGTGAGATGGCCTATTTGACAGGCGATCAGATTGCTCGACTTCTTGAAGAGTGCCGCCGAAGCTCCGCCAAAGATTTAGAAATTATAGTTAGAATATGCCTATCAACAGGGGCGCGCTGGGGAGAGGCTGAGAAATTAAAACGCAGCCAGATAAGTTCAGGAAAGATTACCTTTGTAAAAACTAAAGGGAAACGGAATCGCACTATTCCAATAGATGACAATTTAATTTCAACTCTTCCCAATAAGAGTGGTTCATTATTCACACCTTGCTATTATGCTTTTAGAAATGCACTTGAGAGAGCAAACATTGAATTGCCACCAGGACAATTGACCCATGTCCTGCGACACACTTTTGCAAGCCACTTTATGATGAACGGTGGAAATATATTAGTACTTCAACGAATTTTAGGACACACTGATATCAAAATGACAATGAGGTATGCTCATTTTGCGCCCTCTCATTTATATGAAGCTATAAAGTTTAATCCATTATCTAATTCAATAAAAAAGGAAGTTGAAGATGATTGA
- a CDS encoding P-loop NTPase fold protein → MIDKSLQEYLNYYIQQNEPSYAVLITGDWGIGKTYQIMNVLPKEQVCYISLFGLSSTSEIYANVFAAMYPRRNAIKNSASAVKDSTTELNGITFGAGAIISSLADAFIKEKVDNKKIIVFDDLERCSINLKDILGAINKYVEHHKCRVLVIAHDSEIESEFIATKEKIIGHTIKIKPQIDHASNAFFCETDKLKHYDHIKNFIISAFKSSHCQSLRILRHVIKDCERLISCMLYSQINNHDAMQEVFNTFTILNIEFRLSNILANEIKELDAEFTSFSYILPNVEGDDEEEDDDEKIKEKRLKKLFNNYSQEIFSGGIFNDELIYLMLVDGIYPQKTIRKKIQQSKYFKEKTKTELPAWLKIQSFDYTDDDIVDSSITEMLRQFKHREINEIGTLLHMFHLMFLMSSINVIDECFEEIFDECKAYLDDLVAENRLPYDNSSDNFYNINLNPSAHGHGFWLNEEYKSFIYEIKSYLQSKQKEALHNNYPEFAKEIMQALDNDIDEFKRLLIGDGSTPGKYASIDVLSTIPYEDFVLSWLCRPYIEWDRIRNILINRYTRGIAINILANEKEWLCAVAVTIKIEAMKMNGFERLRIERIVPTRALQQL, encoded by the coding sequence ATGATTGATAAAAGCTTACAAGAATACCTTAACTATTATATTCAACAAAATGAACCAAGTTATGCTGTTCTAATAACAGGTGATTGGGGAATAGGTAAAACTTACCAAATAATGAATGTATTACCGAAAGAGCAAGTATGTTACATTAGTTTGTTTGGTTTAAGTTCTACAAGTGAAATATATGCTAATGTTTTTGCTGCAATGTACCCCAGAAGAAATGCCATTAAAAATTCCGCGAGTGCAGTTAAAGATTCAACTACGGAATTGAATGGTATAACATTTGGGGCAGGTGCTATCATTAGTAGCCTTGCTGATGCTTTTATAAAAGAAAAAGTAGACAATAAAAAAATCATAGTCTTTGACGATCTTGAACGATGTTCAATAAATTTAAAAGATATACTTGGCGCTATTAATAAGTATGTTGAGCATCATAAATGTCGTGTATTAGTGATAGCACACGATTCAGAAATAGAGTCAGAATTCATAGCAACAAAGGAAAAAATAATTGGTCACACCATAAAGATAAAACCTCAAATAGATCATGCTTCAAATGCTTTTTTCTGCGAAACCGACAAGTTAAAACATTATGATCATATAAAAAATTTCATTATTTCTGCCTTTAAAAGCTCTCACTGTCAGTCATTGCGAATTCTTCGGCATGTTATTAAAGACTGTGAAAGGTTGATATCATGCATGTTATATAGCCAAATAAACAATCATGATGCTATGCAAGAAGTATTCAATACTTTTACCATACTGAATATAGAATTTAGATTAAGTAATATTTTAGCAAATGAAATAAAGGAATTAGATGCTGAGTTCACTTCTTTTTCATATATATTGCCAAATGTCGAAGGGGATGATGAAGAAGAAGATGATGATGAGAAAATTAAAGAAAAAAGATTAAAGAAATTATTCAATAACTATTCTCAAGAAATTTTTTCTGGCGGCATATTTAATGATGAACTAATTTACTTGATGTTGGTTGATGGTATATACCCACAAAAAACAATAAGGAAAAAGATTCAACAATCAAAATATTTTAAGGAAAAAACAAAAACAGAATTACCAGCATGGTTAAAAATTCAAAGCTTTGACTACACTGATGATGATATTGTTGATAGTTCTATAACTGAGATGCTCAGACAGTTCAAACATAGAGAAATAAATGAAATTGGAACATTGCTGCACATGTTTCATCTTATGTTTTTGATGTCATCTATTAATGTGATTGATGAGTGTTTTGAAGAAATTTTTGATGAATGCAAGGCTTATTTAGATGACCTTGTGGCTGAAAATAGATTACCATACGATAATTCCAGTGATAACTTTTATAACATCAATTTAAATCCTAGCGCACATGGACATGGTTTTTGGTTAAATGAAGAATACAAATCTTTTATTTATGAGATTAAATCATACCTTCAAAGTAAACAAAAAGAAGCATTACATAATAATTACCCTGAATTTGCTAAAGAAATAATGCAAGCTTTAGATAATGATATTGATGAATTCAAGAGACTTTTAATTGGTGATGGCTCAACACCAGGTAAATACGCAAGCATTGATGTCCTATCGACAATACCCTATGAAGATTTCGTTTTATCATGGTTATGCCGTCCTTATATAGAATGGGACAGAATTAGAAATATACTTATAAATCGATATACAAGAGGGATTGCTATCAATATTTTAGCTAATGAGAAAGAATGGTTATGCGCAGTAGCTGTAACTATCAAAATTGAAGCAATGAAGATGAATGGCTTTGAAAGATTACGAATAGAAAGGATTGTACCAACACGAGCACTACAGCAGTTGTAG
- a CDS encoding DUF1889 family protein — protein MVNFKDKSMPTAIEKALDFIGGMNTSASVPHSMDESTAKGILKYLHDLGVPASPEVVMARGEQEGWNPEFTKKVAGWAEKVASGNRILIKNPEYFSTYMQEQLKELV, from the coding sequence GTGGTTAATTTTAAGGATAAGAGCATGCCAACAGCAATTGAGAAAGCATTGGATTTTATTGGTGGTATGAACACTTCGGCGTCAGTACCCCATTCAATGGATGAAAGCACCGCTAAGGGAATCTTAAAGTATTTGCATGACTTAGGTGTGCCAGCGAGTCCGGAAGTTGTGATGGCACGGGGTGAGCAGGAGGGATGGAATCCCGAGTTCACGAAAAAAGTGGCCGGATGGGCAGAAAAAGTTGCCTCCGGTAACCGCATCCTTATCAAGAACCCAGAGTATTTTTCAACCTATATGCAGGAGCAGCTCAAAGAGCTAGTGTGA